The following proteins are co-located in the Melanotaenia boesemani isolate fMelBoe1 chromosome 5, fMelBoe1.pri, whole genome shotgun sequence genome:
- the LOC121639769 gene encoding tripartite motif-containing protein 16-like — MSLKQSICARHDEVMKIFCRTDQQSICYLCLMDEHKGHEAVPAAAERAEKQKKLEVSRQQIQQRIQDREKDLKLLQQEVEAINGSADKAVEDSEKIFTELIRLIQKRSSDVKQQIRSQQETEVSRVKELQEKLEQEITELKRKDGELEQLSHTEDHNQFLHNYPSLSALSESTHSSSINIRPLRYFEDVTAAVSETRDKLQDILTEKWTNISLAATDVDVLLSEPEPKSRDDFLKYSTEITLDPNTANNWLVISHGGRKVTVQRSNKPYSQHPDRFIQISQVLSNNQLTRRCYWEVERSSSVGVAVAYKTIGRSGNFCSHVFGYNDKSWVLHWSNSFNFWHNNIPASISGPPSSRIGVYLDHRAGILSFYSVSETMTLLHRVQTTFTQPLYAGLFLGGSDGDTAEFCLLI; from the coding sequence ATGAGCCTGAAACAGAGCATCTGTGCTcgtcatgatgaggtgatgaagatttTCTGTCGTACTGATCAGCAGAGTATCTGTTATCTCTGCTTAATGGATGAACATAAAGGTCATGAAGcagttccagctgcagcagaaagagctgagaagcagaagaagctggaggtgagtcgacaacaaatccagcagagaatccaggacagagagaaagatctgaagctgcttcaacaggaggtggaggccatcaatGGCTCCGCTGATAAAgcagtggaggacagtgagaagatcttcactgagctgatccgtctcatccagaaaagaagctctgatgtgaagcagcagatcagatcccagcaggaaactgaagtgagtcgagtcaaagagcttcaggagaagctggagcaggagatcactgagctgaagaggaaagacggcgagctggagcagctctcacacacagaggatcacaaccagtttctacacaactacccctcactgtcagcactcagtgagtctacacactcatccagcatcaaCATTCGTCCTCTCAgatactttgaggatgtgacagcagctgtgtcagagaccagagataaactacaggacatcctgacagagaaatggacaaacatctcactgGCAGCCactgatgtggatgttttactgtctgaaccagaaccaaagagcaGAGATGACTTCCTAAAATATTCAACAgaaatcacactggatccaaacacagcaaacaactgGTTGGTAATATCACACGGGGGGAGAAAAGTTACTGTTCAAAGAAGTAATAAGCCATACAGTCAACATCCAGACAGATTCATTCAAATATCTCAAGTCCTGAGCAACAATCAGCTGACTAGACGTTGTTACTGGGAAGTGGAAAGAAGCAGCAGTGTTGGAGTAGCTGTGGCTTACAAAACCATTGGCAGATCAGGAAACTTCTGTTCACACGTTTTTGGATACAATGACAAATCTTGGGTTTTACATTGGAGCAACAGTTTTAATTTCTGGCATAACAACATCCCAGCCAGCATCTCAGGTCCTCCTTCCTCCAGAATAGGAGTGTATCTGGACCACAGAGCAGGTATTCTGTCTTTCTACAGCGTCTCTGAAACCAtgactctcctccacagagtccagaccacattcactcagccgCTCTATGCTGGACTTTTTCttggtggttctgatggagacaCCGCTGAGTTCTGTTTACTCATTTAA
- the LOC121639726 gene encoding serine/threonine-protein kinase DCLK2-like, protein MSLSKTLELEHFDERDRVRRGRSTRAKRDDCTGSGGASGPSSRGSSLVPSPAHSANCSYYRTRTLQALTSEKRAKKVRFYRNGDRYFKGLVYAVSCDRFRSYDALLMELTRSLADNLHLPQGVRTIYTIDGSKKITSMDELVEGECYVCASNEPYRKVDYTKISVQSWKPGAGSGATASSRTSTASTASTGVSTSTPASSKDRPEAREGRESKDFIKPKLVTVIRSGVKPRKAVRILLNKKTAHSFEQVLADITEAIKLDSGAVKRLYTLDGKQLTCLQDFFGDDDVFLACGPEKFRYAQDDFVLTHSGKTQAFVNECKTKTSRSAAPPKTHKTPSGSSFSPRTPPKGLSRTKSPGPANEASGSQSAGRSNRSSPSPTSPGTRRSLKMSPRRASSTDVNGEAEQPDEAEAEVNGNRSVSSSIINDKYKVGKVIGDGNFAVVKECVERSTGQEYALKIIDKARCCGKEHLIENEVAVLRRVRHPSIIQLIEVDETPTQLFLVMELVKGGDLFDAITSSTKYSERDASAMVFNLAGAIKYLHRMNIVHRDIKPENLLVCEYPDGTKSLKLGDFGLATVVEGPLYTVCGTPTYVAPEIIAETGYGLKVDIWAAGVIAYILLCGFPPFRSENNVQEELFDQILRGKLEFPSPDWDTISLPAKMLISQMLQVNVDARFTAEEVLSHPWVTDEAPAESNTVSSTEDQTSGDMLEPEPESPILETKQVPSPMV, encoded by the exons ATGTCTTTGAGTAAGACCCTTGAGTTGGAGCATTTCGATGAACGTGACAGGGTTCGGCGGGGACGCTCCACCCGGGCTAAGAGAGATGACTGCACCGGCAGTGGTGGAGCATCCGGCCCCAGTTCCAGGGGCAGCAGCCTGGTTCCTAGTCCTGCTCACAGTGCCAACTGTAGCTATTACCGCACCCGCACCCTGCAGGCCCTCACCTCGGAGAAACGAGCCAAAAAGGTCCGGTTTTATCGCAATGGAGATCGATACTTCAAAGGCCTGGTGTATGCTGTTTCATGTGACCGGTTCCGGTCGTACGATGCTCTGCTGATGGAGCTCACGCGCTCACTGGCTGATAACCTTCATCTACCCCAAGGAGTTCGTACGATCTACACTATAGATGGCAGcaagaagatcaccagcatggATGAGCTGGTTGAAG GTGAATGCTATGTTTGCGCCTCCAATGAGCCTTACCGGAAGGTTGACTACACTAAGATCTCCGTCCAAAGCTGGAAGCCCGGCGCCGGCTCCGGGGCCACCGCGTCCAGCCGGACTTCAACGGCTTCAACGGCTTCAACTGGAGTATCAACCAGCACCCCAGCTTCCTCCAAAGATCGGCCAGAGGCCCGCGAGGGCAGAGAAAGCAAAGACTTCATCAAACCCAAGCTGGTGACGGTGATCCGCAGCGGCGTGAAGCCTCGTAAGGCCGTGAGGATCCTACTGAACAAGAAGACCGCTCACTCCTTCGAACAAGTGCTCGCCGACATCACAGAGGCCATCaaactggactctggagcagtGAAGCGGCTCTACACGCTGGATGGGAAACAG ttGACCTGTTTGCAGGACTTCTTCGGGGATGATGACGTGTTCTTGGCGTGCGGTCCGGAGAAGTTCCGATATGCTCAAGATGACTTTGTGCTCACACACAGTGGGAAAACACAGGCTTTTGTGAACG AGTGCAAGACCAAGACATCTCGTTCGGCCGCCCCTCCAAAAACTCATAAGACCCCCAGCGGCTCAAGTTTCTCCCCTAGGACTCCTCCCAAAGGCCTCTCCAGGACAAAGTCACCTGGCCCAG CTAACGAAGCCTCTGGATCGCAGTCAGCCGGGAGGTCGAACAGGTCCAGCCCGTCCCCCACCAGCCCGGGTACACGACGCAGCCTCAAG ATGTCTCCTCGCCGGGCCTCCTCCACAGATGTAAACGGTGAGGCAGAGCAGCCGGATGAAGCTGAAGCCGAAG TGAACGGAAATCGATCAGTTTCTTCCTCCATCATCAATGACAAGTACAAAGTTGGAAAAGTGATTGGGGATGGAAACTTTGCAGTGGTGAAGGAGTGTGTGGAGAG GTCAACAGGTCAAGAGTACGCTCTGAAGATTATCGACAAAGCTCGCTGCTGTGGGAAG GAGCACCTGATAGAAAACGAGGTGGCGGTCCTGAGGAGGGTTCGGCATCCGAGCATCATCCAGCTGATCGAGGTGGATGAAACTCCCACGCAGCTCTTCCTGGTCATGGAGCTCGTCAAG GGCGGCGACCTGTTTGACGCCATCACCTCCTCCACGAAGTACAGCGAGCGTGACGCCAGCGCCATGGTGTTCAACCTGGCCGGAGCCATCAAATACCTGCACCGCATGAACATCGTTCACAGAGACATCAAACCAGAAAACCTGCtg GTGTGTGAGTATCCAGACGGCACTAAATCTCTGAAGCTGGGGGACTTTGGTCTGGCGACGGTGGTAGAGGGACCGCTGTACACCGTCTGCGGCACGCCAACGTACGTCGCCCCGGAGATCATCGCCGAGACCGG tTATGGCCTAAAGGTGGACATCTGGGCAGCAGGAGTGATCGCCTACATCCTGCTCTGTGGATTTCCTCCTTTCAGGAG TGAGAATAACGTCCAGGAGGAGCTGTTTGATCAGATCCTCAGAGGGAAGCTGGAGTTTCCATCTCCAGACTGGGACACCATCAGCCTCCCAGCAAAG ATGCTGATTAGTCAGATGCTGCAGGTGAACGTGGACGCTCGCTTCACTGCTGAGGAGGTCCTGTCACACCCCTGGGTGACG GATGAAGCTCCGGCAGAGTCCAACACTGTGAGCAGCACTGAGGACCAGACCAGTGGAGACATGCTGGAACCAGAACCTGAATCCCCAATACTGGAAACCAAACAAGTTCCCTCCCCCATGGTCTAG